Genomic segment of Malus domestica chromosome 15, GDT2T_hap1:
TGAAGATAAATCCAAAGAAGTGCGCATTTGGAGTAAGAGCGGGCAACTTCTTGGGGTTCCTGGTTCATCAAAGAGGAGTATAAGTGGACAAAATAAATCAcgggcaataatggagtcgCCTTCACCCACCAATAAAGTACAACTTCAGAGGCTGCTaggcaaaattaatttcttaaggagattcattgccaatttaACGGGCAAGATTCAACCATTGACTCCTCTGTTGAGATTGAAGGATAAAGAAGATTTTGAGTGGGGACCACCACATCAAAGGGCTTTGGATAGCATCAAAGCCTACTTGACTTCTCCACTAGTGTTGGtaccacctcaaaggggaaaacccttaAAGCTAATATATCTCAGCTTCAGAAAAATCAATCGGAAGTCTGCTGGCTCAAAACAATGAAGGTGGGAAAGAGCAGGCGgtgtactacctcagtagaattctgaccgaggtagaaacaagatactCCCCGGTGGAAAGATTGTGCCTAGCTCTATATTTCACTGCCAGTAAGctgaggcattacatgttaccttgtaATGTGCACATCATTGCTaagacagatgtgataaagtatatGTTGTCAAAACCAATGTTGACGGGAAAgattgggaagtggattctagcattatcagaattTAGCTTTCAGTATGTACCCTAACGGGCAGTAAAAGGCCAAGCAATTGCCGACTTCTTGGTGGAGCATCAAGAGTCTCAagatgagataatcaatatcccgGGAACCTTGGAAGTTACTAGTATTTGGATTCTGCCAAGCAAAGATATCTCGGGTAAAGAGGAGTGGGTCTAGCAAGAGATAAAAATAATGACTGGCCTCTGGATTACTCCTTGGAAGCTTTATTTCGATGGTTCATACACTCAAAAGGCCTCTGGAGCTGGGATTGTCATTGTGAACCCCCAAGGGGTTTATCATTATTACTCGTTCCTCCTAGATTACCAAGGGAACACCAATAATCAGGCAGAGTATGAAGCCTTAATAATTGGtttggaaatcttgatggatctAGGGGCAGTAGAGGTAgaggtgtttggtgattcagagtTAGTAATAAACCAACTAAATGGGGAtttcaagtgcagacatatcaccaTGGCAGGATATTACTTGGCGGCCATGCAATTGCTGAGTTATTGGGATTATGAGATatcagttaatcatgttcccagGGGATCCAACCTAGCGGCCAACGAGATGGCGCAATTAGCCTCAGGTGTGCCAATACAGGAAAGAAAATATGGGGTAGATGTCGAGATTCAAAGAAGAATCCTTCCTTCTATTCTAGAAAGAGGATTCAGTCTGGATGTAATGGTTTTAGAAACCGAGATAGAAGATTGGAGGTCGCCTATCATTCATCATTTAAAAGATCATTCCTCACCCACAAGCAAGAAGAATAgacagcaagcaaccaagtatgtcttatgggcgaaGAACCTGCTAAGGAAAACTCCAGACGGGTTACTATTGAAATGCTTAGGCCAAGAGGAATCTATGAGAGTGATGGCTGATGTACATGAAGGAATCTGCGGGGCACATCAAGCTGGAACGAAGATGAGGTGGTTGCTTAGAAGGTATGGGtatttctggcccgacatggaaaaagattgcaagtcCTATGCCTGAGGCTGTGAAGAATGTCAAAGACATGGACCACTTCAACATGTGCCTTCAGTACCTTTAAATCCAGTATTCAAGCATTGGCCTttcagaggatgggcaatggacttcgTCGGGCAGATTTATCCAGCTTCTAGCAAGGGGCATACtttcataattgtagcaacggattacttcaccaaatgggtagaggTTTCGGTcgtaaaatccataacttcagCTGCAGTCAAGAATTTTATTGAAACCAAGATTCTGCACAGATTTGGGTGCCCGAAACTATAGTAACGGATCGTgagccatcttttatttcaaaagaagttgaagaatttgcaagcaaatacaaaataaagatgatccagtctAGTCCTTACTACCCACAATCAAATGGCCAGGCAGAATCCAACAACAAGATTTTGGTAAACATTATCAAAAAAATGGTGACAGATAGTCCGGAAAAATGGCATGAAAAGCTAGGGAATACTCTGTGGGCATACCGAACCTCTAAGAGGGCAGGAACAGGGACAACACCTTATGCTTTAACTTTCGAGCAGGATGCAGTGCTTCCCATGGAGATCAACGTGAGTTCtgtcagaattcaaaatcagtttGGGTTACACAGTGAGGAGTATATCGAGGCCATGTGTCAAGGGATTGAAGACTTAGAtgtagcccgaattgaagccttgaaccagattcaGGAAGGAAAGCGAgctgttgcccgagcttataacaaaaaggtAAATATAAAGTCTTTCAAGGAAGAAGATTTAGTGTGGAAGACAGTCCTCCCTCTAGGGGCTCATCTTAGGGGCTTTGGaaaatggagcccgacatgAGAATGTCCTTTTATGATTATTTGAGTATTAGACAAGGGAGGATACTACTTGGCGGACCTCGAAGGAAATTGGCAGAGACATCCCATTAATGTCAAATTCTTAAAAAGatattgtcctacattatgggatgttagagaCTGTTATATTGAAGAGAATGCAAGATAAAGCAGGCTTCGGGATGTCAAAGTATAGTGTTTGTTCATCAATCATTCAAGAAGACAGAAAGATAAATTGataaaataatgttttattCATTTCGACAAATTGGTGAAGTTTACATCAGATTCTGCCCTAGTGCATTATGTATGGTTCCTTTTGGTTGCAGGTGTCTCAACCAGTTTTTTGTTATCTTCATGAATGGAACCCGatcaggtgatcgggttgtgcggccaagATAAGCTTGATAGAGGACCCTCAATGCGAACCGTCGTCAGGTATGATGGTGAAGCCCGACTTATCAAAGCAACGAGCAGGAGGGCAAGTTATCAGAAGGAGACCGcctgaccaaaggtgttggagatagtagacatttgatgaaaatcctttttCTCACGAAAAGGGAGTTTTAGGAAACCCCAATTGAATTCGGAAGAACCCTTTTTCCAGCTTTAAAATAAAACTGAGAAGGCAGAAACGTCTAAGGGAGATAAAGGAGGAGGCTGAAAAAGATCTGTTGGTTGGACAT
This window contains:
- the LOC139191665 gene encoding uncharacterized protein, producing MVTDSPEKWHEKLGNTLWAYRTSKRAGTGTTPYALTFEQDAVLPMEINVSSVRIQNQFGLHSEEYIEAMCQGIEDLDVARIEALNQIQEGKRAVARAYNKKVIGLCGQDKLDRGPSMRTVVRYDGEARLIKATSRRASYQKETA